One genomic region from Reichenbachiella ulvae encodes:
- a CDS encoding RNA polymerase sigma factor: MQREIHKEIIGKCQTGDRKAQYQLYSLYSSAMYNICRRMMVDEDEAKDLLQESFVEAFIQIKKLKDISFFSAWIKRITINKCLNAMRKKKLFALSLEEGIEVVEEIENDDDLIQLEAKQVLEAIEKLAPGHRAVLNLYLFEGYDHKEIGQILNITESASKSQFSKAKARIRNILEEQKDQSYGTG, translated from the coding sequence GTGCAACGCGAAATACACAAGGAAATCATAGGGAAATGCCAGACAGGAGATCGAAAGGCTCAGTATCAATTGTATTCGTTGTATTCCAGTGCCATGTATAACATCTGCCGAAGAATGATGGTAGATGAAGATGAGGCCAAGGATTTGCTTCAGGAGTCTTTCGTGGAAGCTTTTATTCAGATAAAAAAGTTAAAGGACATCAGCTTCTTTAGTGCCTGGATCAAGAGAATCACCATCAACAAGTGTCTGAATGCCATGCGAAAAAAGAAACTTTTCGCCTTGTCATTGGAAGAGGGAATTGAGGTGGTAGAAGAAATAGAGAATGACGATGATCTCATTCAGCTGGAGGCAAAGCAGGTGCTTGAGGCAATTGAAAAGTTAGCGCCTGGACATAGAGCAGTATTGAACCTTTATTTATTCGAAGGTTATGATCATAAGGAAATTGGACAGATTCTGAATATCACTGAGTCGGCATCCAAATCGCAGTTTAGCAAGGCAAAAGCGAGAATTCGAAATATTTTGGAAGAACAAAAAGATCAGAGTTATGGTACAGGATGA
- the atpA gene encoding F0F1 ATP synthase subunit alpha, translating to MADVRPDEVSAILREQLSDFRTEAELEEIGTVLQIGDGVARIYGLTQAQSGELLEFENGLKAMVLNLEEDNVGAVLLGESSQVKEGDTVKRTKKIASIKAGDGLCGRVVDTLGNPIDGKGPISGELFEMPLERKAPGVIYRQPVDEPLQTGITSIDSMIPIGRGQRELIIGDRQTGKTAVAIDTIINQKEFYEKGEPVFCIYVAIGQKASTVAGIVSALDKAGAMDYTVVVAASASDPAPMQFFAPFTGAAIGEYFRDTGRPALVVYDDLSKQAVAYREVSLLLRRPPGREAYPGDVFYLHSRLLERAAKLNENDDIAQAMNDLPESLKGKVKGGGSLTALPIIETAAGDVSAYIPTNVISITDGQIFLETNLFNSGIRPAINVGISVSRVGGSAQIKSMRKVAGTLKLDQAQFRELEAFAKFGSDLDTATKLTIERGQKNQEILKQPQYSPIPVGEQVALIYASTKGFMDKVPVNKAQAYQKEFTTLMKSQHSDLIDQLAAGKFDDELTGKVGAIAAEVAKGFEVK from the coding sequence ATGGCAGATGTAAGACCAGACGAAGTATCAGCAATATTGAGAGAACAACTCTCAGACTTCAGAACAGAAGCTGAACTCGAGGAAATTGGAACTGTACTCCAGATTGGTGACGGTGTAGCCCGTATCTACGGTTTGACCCAAGCACAATCAGGTGAGCTTTTAGAGTTCGAAAACGGCCTAAAGGCAATGGTTTTGAACCTGGAAGAAGACAATGTGGGTGCGGTACTTTTAGGGGAATCTTCTCAAGTAAAAGAAGGTGACACTGTAAAGAGAACGAAAAAAATCGCTTCGATCAAAGCAGGTGATGGTCTATGCGGACGTGTAGTGGATACTTTGGGTAACCCTATCGATGGTAAAGGTCCTATCTCTGGCGAATTGTTCGAGATGCCATTGGAAAGAAAAGCACCTGGGGTAATCTACAGACAACCTGTAGATGAGCCACTTCAAACAGGTATTACTTCTATCGATTCGATGATTCCAATTGGTAGAGGACAAAGAGAGTTGATCATCGGTGACCGTCAGACTGGTAAGACTGCCGTTGCGATCGATACGATCATCAATCAAAAAGAATTTTATGAAAAAGGAGAGCCTGTATTTTGTATCTATGTAGCTATAGGTCAAAAAGCTTCTACAGTGGCTGGTATCGTTAGTGCATTGGATAAAGCTGGGGCTATGGATTATACAGTGGTAGTTGCCGCTTCTGCTTCTGATCCAGCTCCTATGCAGTTCTTTGCTCCTTTTACAGGTGCTGCGATCGGTGAATACTTCCGTGACACAGGGCGTCCAGCATTGGTGGTTTACGATGACTTGTCTAAGCAAGCAGTAGCTTACCGTGAGGTGTCTCTTCTATTGAGAAGACCTCCAGGACGTGAGGCATATCCAGGTGATGTATTCTATCTTCACTCAAGATTGCTAGAGAGAGCGGCTAAGTTGAACGAAAACGATGACATTGCTCAGGCGATGAACGACTTGCCAGAATCATTGAAAGGAAAAGTAAAAGGTGGTGGATCTTTGACTGCCCTTCCGATCATCGAGACTGCTGCGGGTGACGTTTCTGCATATATTCCTACCAACGTAATTTCGATTACTGATGGTCAGATCTTCCTTGAGACTAACCTGTTTAACTCAGGTATCAGACCAGCGATCAACGTAGGTATCTCTGTATCTCGTGTAGGGGGATCTGCTCAGATCAAATCAATGAGGAAAGTAGCAGGTACTTTGAAACTAGATCAGGCACAATTTAGAGAACTAGAGGCTTTTGCTAAATTTGGTTCTGACCTGGATACAGCGACTAAATTGACGATCGAAAGAGGTCAGAAAAACCAGGAAATCTTGAAGCAACCTCAGTATTCTCCAATACCAGTAGGTGAGCAGGTAGCATTGATTTATGCTTCTACCAAAGGTTTCATGGATAAAGTTCCTGTAAATAAGGCACAGGCTTATCAAAAGGAATTCACTACTTTAATGAAGTCACAGCATTCTGATCTGATCGATCAATTGGCTGCTGGTAAATTCGACGATGAATTGACTGGAAAAGTAGGCGCTATCGCTGCTGAAGTAGCAAAAGGTTTTGAAGTAAAATAA
- the recJ gene encoding single-stranded-DNA-specific exonuclease RecJ — MGYHITTISFAAMNKKWILKEAPKAEKVDQLQQQLGVNRIICELLVQRGIESFDEAKAFFRPDLSLIHDPFEMKNMAIAVERLTQAIYNNEKILIYGDYDVDGTTSVALTYNFLKEFSSNLFTYIPDRYTEGYGVSKKGIQWAIDHRVDLIITLDCGIRAVETTQMAVDEHIDVIICDHHLPGNVLPAAIAILDPKQKDCSYSYKELSGCGIGFKFLQGFCIQNGIEEQKLLRHLDLVAVSIASDIVPITGENRILAHFGIKKLNVDPSPGLLALMNKAGMQRPVNISNVVFGIGPRINAAGRISHASAALNLLTQDNEADAKVFAEKLNLENEERKSYDESITQEALALIQEEGVNKSANVLFKKDWHKGIIGIVASRCIEHHYKPTIVLTESNQKITGSARSVDGFDIYTAIEACSEHLEQFGGHRFAAGLTMNKSQLGAFKDLFEKQVGATITEEEKVQKIIIDREVKLGDIDFKFNSILKQMGPFGPENMQPVFVSRGVKLHGDARILKEKHLKLAVVQEDSMVFDAIGFGMFQLESLTSDSFDLVYTVEENNFRGETSLQLMIKDIRECQN, encoded by the coding sequence ATGGGATATCATATTACCACCATTAGTTTTGCTGCTATGAATAAGAAATGGATTTTGAAAGAGGCCCCTAAGGCTGAAAAGGTAGATCAACTACAACAACAGCTAGGAGTGAATAGAATCATCTGCGAATTACTCGTGCAAAGAGGAATAGAAAGCTTTGATGAAGCTAAGGCTTTCTTCCGACCTGACCTAAGTCTTATTCATGATCCATTCGAAATGAAAAACATGGCCATCGCTGTTGAACGCTTGACACAGGCTATATATAATAATGAGAAGATCCTGATATATGGTGACTATGATGTGGATGGCACCACTTCGGTAGCTTTGACTTACAATTTTCTAAAAGAGTTTAGTTCTAATCTCTTTACCTATATACCTGACCGATATACTGAAGGCTATGGTGTTTCAAAAAAAGGAATCCAATGGGCCATCGACCATCGAGTCGATCTGATCATCACCTTGGACTGTGGGATCCGAGCTGTAGAGACTACCCAGATGGCAGTAGACGAACATATAGATGTAATCATATGTGACCACCATTTGCCTGGAAATGTTCTGCCTGCCGCTATTGCTATTTTGGATCCCAAACAAAAGGACTGTAGCTATTCATATAAGGAACTGTCTGGCTGTGGTATTGGGTTCAAGTTTTTACAAGGCTTTTGTATCCAAAATGGAATAGAAGAACAAAAGCTGCTCCGACACCTTGACTTGGTGGCTGTTAGTATTGCTTCGGACATCGTGCCAATTACAGGAGAAAACCGAATCCTTGCGCACTTTGGAATCAAGAAGCTGAATGTAGATCCTAGTCCGGGATTGCTAGCGCTCATGAACAAAGCTGGAATGCAAAGACCTGTCAATATTTCAAATGTTGTTTTTGGGATTGGGCCGAGAATCAATGCGGCTGGTAGGATCAGTCATGCCAGTGCAGCGCTCAACCTGTTGACCCAGGACAACGAAGCAGACGCCAAAGTCTTTGCTGAAAAGCTAAACCTGGAAAATGAGGAAAGGAAATCCTATGATGAATCAATCACTCAAGAGGCGCTTGCACTGATCCAGGAAGAAGGAGTGAATAAAAGTGCCAACGTACTATTCAAAAAAGACTGGCACAAGGGCATCATAGGAATAGTAGCCTCTCGATGCATCGAACACCACTATAAACCTACCATTGTACTAACTGAATCCAATCAAAAAATCACTGGCTCGGCCAGATCGGTAGATGGTTTTGATATATATACCGCAATAGAAGCATGTAGCGAACATCTCGAACAATTCGGCGGGCACCGATTTGCCGCTGGACTGACTATGAACAAGTCTCAATTAGGCGCTTTCAAAGATCTATTCGAAAAGCAAGTGGGTGCTACGATCACTGAAGAAGAAAAAGTACAAAAGATCATAATCGATAGAGAAGTGAAGTTGGGCGATATTGATTTCAAATTCAATAGCATTCTCAAGCAGATGGGGCCCTTCGGTCCAGAAAATATGCAACCTGTATTCGTTAGTCGTGGAGTGAAACTGCACGGTGATGCGCGGATACTAAAAGAGAAACATCTGAAACTGGCCGTGGTTCAAGAAGATAGCATGGTATTTGATGCCATAGGATTTGGTATGTTCCAATTGGAGTCTCTGACTAGTGACTCCTTTGATTTGGTATATACTGTAGAAGAAAACAATTTCAGAGGAGAGACCTCTTTGCAGCTGATGATCAAAGACATCAGAGAATGCCAGAACTGA
- the lptB gene encoding LPS export ABC transporter ATP-binding protein, with protein MQLRAENLIKKYKSRTVVKGISVTVNQGEIVGLLGPNGAGKTTSFYMITGLIKPNEGHIYLDDQEITDLPMYKRAKLGVGYLAQEASVFRKLTVEENILSVLEMRNIPKSEQKEKTEFLLEEFSLTKVRKNLGQSLSGGERRRTEIARALAIDPHFVLLDEPFAGVDPIAVEEIQSIVAQLKSKDIGILITDHNVNETLSITDRAYLMFEGKLLKSGTAEDLAADEQVRRVYLGRHFELKRKI; from the coding sequence ATGCAACTCAGAGCTGAGAATTTAATCAAGAAGTACAAAAGCAGAACCGTAGTAAAAGGAATCTCGGTCACCGTAAACCAAGGCGAAATCGTGGGTCTGTTAGGACCAAACGGAGCAGGTAAAACGACTTCCTTTTATATGATCACGGGTCTGATCAAACCCAATGAGGGACATATCTATCTAGATGATCAGGAAATTACTGATCTGCCCATGTACAAACGTGCCAAACTAGGTGTAGGCTATTTGGCTCAAGAAGCCTCGGTGTTCAGAAAACTAACTGTGGAAGAAAACATCCTGTCCGTATTGGAGATGAGAAATATCCCAAAATCTGAACAAAAAGAAAAAACTGAATTTCTACTCGAGGAGTTTAGCCTCACCAAAGTAAGAAAGAATCTAGGCCAATCTCTGTCAGGTGGTGAAAGACGAAGAACCGAAATCGCACGTGCCCTGGCTATTGATCCACACTTTGTATTGCTCGATGAACCCTTTGCCGGTGTGGACCCCATTGCAGTAGAAGAAATTCAAAGCATCGTTGCTCAATTAAAAAGCAAGGATATTGGTATATTGATAACAGACCACAACGTAAACGAAACCTTATCGATCACGGATAGAGCTTACCTGATGTTCGAAGGGAAACTTCTCAAATCAGGCACAGCCGAAGATCTTGCTGCTGACGAACAGGTTCGTAGAGTTTACCTGGGTCGACATTTTGAATTGAAGAGGAAAATATAG
- a CDS encoding DUF4097 family beta strand repeat-containing protein, whose amino-acid sequence MPSLGQILFLVLWIFGLVQATAQPLQKQTKTMFSAYSVTENTTLDIVNKYGKVVINTWNQDSVVIKVDITAYERNNEEIGKLMDRVSIDIHYFGGFVTAKTDLDKNSGLFREKWNSLVDDSMTLTNRNKVNIDYELYVPEGSTVNLENKFGDVYIGGTLGSSKFNLAHGDLKAHNFTGLTRMDLSFGKANIRSIQQGFMVLRSADLVLEKVEDLDLESTSSEIHIQNSGSLKMESRNDKIIVNQVQMFRGDASFSDVKMEQLDGFISFKLNYGEIIISKIKSNFSNVDIYSESGDINLTFDQGANMQISLYGRQEQLYLSKNLLKLDRTVIDEKDKVVTLKGKIGNQNVKQSTVNVHSETGDVFVYVIDPKLNK is encoded by the coding sequence ATGCCTAGTTTAGGACAAATTCTCTTCTTGGTTTTATGGATTTTTGGATTGGTGCAGGCTACTGCTCAACCCCTCCAGAAACAAACCAAAACGATGTTTAGCGCCTATTCGGTCACCGAAAACACCACACTGGATATCGTAAACAAATACGGAAAGGTAGTCATCAACACATGGAATCAGGATTCTGTTGTGATTAAGGTTGATATCACAGCCTACGAACGAAACAACGAAGAAATCGGCAAGTTGATGGATCGGGTTAGCATAGATATCCATTACTTCGGAGGGTTCGTTACTGCGAAAACTGATTTGGATAAAAATTCAGGTTTGTTCAGAGAGAAGTGGAATAGTCTGGTGGATGATTCGATGACCCTGACTAATAGAAATAAGGTGAACATAGACTATGAGCTCTATGTACCAGAAGGAAGTACAGTCAATCTGGAAAACAAATTTGGCGATGTGTATATCGGAGGGACACTCGGTAGTTCAAAATTCAATCTAGCCCATGGAGACCTCAAAGCCCATAATTTTACTGGACTAACCAGAATGGATTTGAGTTTTGGTAAGGCAAATATAAGAAGCATACAGCAGGGCTTCATGGTCTTGCGCAGCGCTGATTTGGTACTTGAAAAGGTTGAAGATCTGGATTTGGAAAGCACTTCTTCAGAAATTCATATTCAAAACTCCGGAAGCTTGAAAATGGAATCCAGAAATGATAAAATAATTGTCAATCAAGTGCAGATGTTCAGAGGTGATGCGAGTTTTTCTGATGTCAAAATGGAACAGCTGGATGGCTTCATCAGTTTTAAACTCAACTATGGAGAGATCATTATTTCTAAAATAAAATCCAACTTTTCGAATGTGGATATCTATAGCGAATCTGGAGACATCAATCTCACCTTTGATCAGGGAGCCAATATGCAAATCAGTTTGTACGGAAGACAAGAGCAACTGTATCTGTCTAAGAATTTATTGAAACTTGATCGTACGGTCATCGATGAAAAAGATAAAGTCGTCACCTTAAAAGGAAAGATTGGCAACCAAAATGTAAAGCAAAGTACGGTGAATGTTCATAGTGAGACTGGCGATGTTTTCGTCTATGTCATTGACCCTAAATTAAATAAATGA
- a CDS encoding GH3 auxin-responsive promoter family protein encodes MKKRIHQIELFMKYPHEVQEELRNRLIHTAKKTEFGKKHNFEGIKSVEQFRNEVPVHTYEKLFPYIERRMKGEEKLLWPTEIKWFAKSSGTTNARSKFIPVSTEALEECHFKGGKDLISIYVNNYPDSRMFSGKGLGIGGSHQVNELDPTASSYYGDVSAVIMANLPMWAQIIRTPSLDVALMDNWEEKIEKLAQSTLHENVTSISGVPTWTILLIQRLMEIKGVDNILEVWPNLEVFFHGAVSFTPYRNLFKELIPSDQMNYVETYNASEGFFGIQDQKDSEELLLMLDYGIYYEFIPYEYMHEENPIAVGLEDVELGKIYAMLITTNAGLWRYSIGDTIKFTSLNPYRIKIAGRTKHFINAFGEELVVENAETAIAEACDKTGAMIDNFTAAPIHFTEKSEGGHEWIIEFKKKPESLDRFISILDETLRQVNSDYDAKRYKDMALKMPVVHCAETGTFYNWMKRRGKLGGQNKVPRLANNRQYIDDILELMGVQ; translated from the coding sequence ATGAAAAAGCGGATTCACCAAATCGAGCTTTTCATGAAATATCCGCACGAAGTTCAGGAAGAGCTTCGCAACCGCCTGATCCATACCGCCAAAAAAACCGAATTCGGTAAAAAGCACAATTTCGAAGGTATCAAATCTGTTGAGCAATTCAGAAACGAAGTGCCAGTGCATACCTATGAGAAGCTATTCCCATATATAGAACGAAGGATGAAGGGGGAAGAAAAGTTGCTTTGGCCAACTGAAATCAAATGGTTTGCCAAATCCTCTGGCACAACCAATGCCAGAAGCAAGTTTATCCCTGTATCTACCGAAGCATTAGAAGAATGTCATTTCAAAGGCGGAAAGGATCTTATATCCATCTATGTAAACAACTATCCTGATAGTCGAATGTTTTCTGGAAAAGGTCTGGGCATCGGAGGAAGCCATCAAGTCAATGAACTAGATCCTACAGCCAGTTCCTACTATGGCGATGTGTCTGCAGTGATCATGGCCAATCTACCTATGTGGGCGCAGATCATCAGGACTCCCTCGCTAGATGTGGCACTAATGGACAACTGGGAAGAAAAAATCGAAAAGCTAGCGCAATCCACTTTGCACGAAAATGTAACTAGCATCTCAGGAGTACCGACATGGACGATACTTTTGATCCAACGCCTAATGGAAATCAAAGGGGTTGACAATATATTAGAAGTGTGGCCGAACCTTGAAGTGTTTTTTCACGGTGCGGTTTCATTTACTCCTTATCGCAACTTGTTCAAAGAATTGATCCCTTCGGATCAAATGAACTATGTCGAAACATACAACGCCTCGGAAGGATTCTTTGGGATACAAGATCAAAAGGATTCAGAAGAATTGCTCTTGATGCTGGACTATGGTATCTACTACGAATTCATTCCCTACGAGTACATGCATGAGGAAAACCCCATAGCCGTCGGTCTGGAAGATGTGGAATTGGGTAAAATCTATGCCATGCTCATTACAACGAATGCTGGCCTATGGAGATACAGCATTGGCGATACGATCAAATTTACTTCACTCAACCCATATCGAATCAAGATAGCAGGGCGGACCAAGCATTTCATCAATGCCTTTGGTGAAGAGCTAGTGGTTGAAAATGCAGAAACAGCAATCGCTGAGGCCTGTGACAAAACAGGCGCCATGATTGATAATTTTACTGCTGCCCCCATTCACTTTACTGAAAAAAGTGAAGGAGGTCATGAATGGATCATTGAATTCAAAAAGAAACCTGAAAGCCTGGACCGATTCATCAGCATTCTGGACGAAACTTTAAGACAGGTAAATTCTGACTATGATGCCAAACGATATAAAGATATGGCGTTAAAAATGCCGGTGGTTCATTGTGCTGAAACAGGTACTTTTTACAACTGGATGAAAAGAAGAGGTAAACTAGGTGGCCAGAACAAAGTACCTCGTCTGGCCAACAACCGCCAATATATCGATGATATCCTGGAGCTGATGGGCGTTCAATGA
- a CDS encoding UbiA family prenyltransferase, with translation MIFSIVISLLRKATWLSLDIALSAVIQTNAIAYVFDVELPWTISLALFFCVWMIYTLDHLLDARKIKGEPSMPRHAFHWKYASTLFTILLSVAFCSLALVFYLPADTLLWGIVVAGLVGLYLLLTWWLKVFIAKELLIAVLYSVGIFIGPWSVGLAFSLPTSSIFLILTMLALSNLLLLSLYEKDKDQADGFSSWATIFGESHLKRALQLLYALLFISFGVSLFLAGPDLWFPYLGVMFSMFIILLVLYWRRDWFQIKEGYRLIGDFIFFLPGFIFLF, from the coding sequence TTGATTTTTTCTATAGTCATATCACTATTAAGGAAGGCCACATGGCTATCTCTGGACATTGCTTTGAGTGCGGTGATTCAGACTAACGCCATAGCTTATGTTTTTGATGTCGAGCTACCCTGGACTATTTCCCTGGCACTATTCTTTTGTGTTTGGATGATTTATACCCTTGATCACCTACTAGATGCCCGCAAGATTAAAGGAGAGCCTTCCATGCCAAGACATGCATTTCATTGGAAGTATGCGAGCACTTTATTCACCATACTGTTGTCGGTAGCCTTTTGTAGCCTGGCGCTGGTTTTTTATTTACCAGCGGACACGCTGCTTTGGGGGATAGTGGTAGCGGGTTTGGTGGGGCTTTATCTTCTTTTGACCTGGTGGCTCAAGGTTTTTATCGCCAAAGAGTTACTAATTGCAGTGCTTTATTCAGTTGGGATATTTATTGGCCCCTGGTCTGTAGGTTTGGCTTTTTCACTACCTACTTCGTCGATTTTTCTGATTTTAACCATGCTTGCACTATCCAACCTATTGTTGCTATCCCTATATGAGAAGGACAAAGACCAAGCCGATGGGTTCAGTTCATGGGCTACTATTTTTGGGGAGTCACATTTGAAACGAGCCCTACAGTTATTGTATGCTTTGTTATTCATTTCATTTGGGGTTTCCTTATTTCTTGCAGGGCCAGATTTGTGGTTTCCATATTTGGGTGTCATGTTTTCAATGTTCATTATACTATTGGTTTTGTATTGGAGGCGTGACTGGTTTCAAATCAAAGAAGGATATCGATTGATTGGTGATTTCATTTTCTTCTTGCCCGGTTTTATCTTCTTGTTTTGA
- the gatC gene encoding Asp-tRNA(Asn)/Glu-tRNA(Gln) amidotransferase subunit GatC, with protein sequence MSAIDRNTVQKLAHLSRLELSENQEEKMIGDLGAILDWVEQLDEVDTENVAPLASVNEEASVLRVDKAVNYFQNNEATKNAPEKEGDYFVVPKVLG encoded by the coding sequence ATGTCTGCAATAGATAGAAATACCGTTCAGAAATTGGCACACCTTTCGAGATTGGAGTTAAGTGAAAATCAAGAAGAGAAGATGATTGGAGATCTAGGTGCTATATTGGATTGGGTAGAGCAATTAGATGAAGTGGATACTGAGAATGTAGCTCCATTAGCCAGTGTAAATGAAGAGGCTTCCGTATTAAGAGTTGATAAGGCGGTTAACTATTTTCAAAACAATGAGGCAACGAAAAATGCACCTGAAAAGGAAGGTGATTATTTTGTTGTACCGAAGGTTTTAGGATAA
- the atpG gene encoding ATP synthase F1 subunit gamma, whose protein sequence is MANLKEVKNRIQSITSTQQITSAMKMVAAAKLKRAQDRITQMRPYSQKLTGILQNVSTALGGDVENAYGEVREVENVLLVVVSSDRGLCGAFNNNAFKKAISTIKEKYSYEEKHNGVHILPIGKKAYDYFTKRNYQVVSGFEGMFADLSFDTARAAAEHVMAAFKDGTYDKVDLIYNEFKNVATQILRAENFLPVQEAEENEEQSGAKKDVDYIFEPSAEYVVSELIPKSLKIQFYKAILESNASEHGARMTAMDQATDNAGELLKELKLTYNRTRQAAITKEILEIVGGAEALASGS, encoded by the coding sequence ATGGCTAATTTAAAAGAAGTAAAGAATAGGATACAATCTATCACTTCGACACAGCAGATTACTAGCGCCATGAAAATGGTGGCAGCTGCCAAGTTGAAGCGTGCGCAGGATCGCATTACGCAGATGAGACCTTATTCGCAAAAGCTGACAGGGATATTGCAAAACGTATCTACTGCACTGGGAGGTGATGTTGAAAACGCCTACGGTGAAGTAAGAGAAGTAGAGAATGTGCTGTTGGTGGTCGTTTCTTCTGATAGAGGACTGTGTGGTGCTTTCAACAACAATGCGTTTAAGAAAGCAATAAGCACGATCAAGGAGAAGTATTCATATGAAGAAAAGCACAATGGTGTTCACATTCTTCCGATTGGAAAGAAAGCCTATGATTACTTCACCAAAAGAAACTACCAAGTAGTTTCTGGATTCGAAGGCATGTTTGCTGATTTATCTTTTGATACAGCCAGAGCTGCAGCGGAGCACGTGATGGCTGCCTTCAAGGATGGAACATACGACAAAGTGGATTTGATCTACAATGAGTTCAAGAATGTCGCAACTCAGATTCTAAGAGCGGAGAATTTCTTGCCTGTTCAGGAAGCTGAAGAGAATGAAGAGCAATCTGGAGCTAAAAAGGACGTAGATTATATCTTTGAGCCATCGGCTGAATATGTGGTAAGCGAATTGATTCCTAAGTCTTTGAAAATTCAGTTTTACAAAGCCATTTTAGAATCAAATGCTTCTGAGCACGGTGCACGTATGACTGCTATGGATCAGGCGACTGACAATGCAGGCGAACTATTGAAGGAATTGAAGTTGACGTATAACAGAACTCGTCAGGCAGCGATTACAAAAGAAATTTTGGAAATCGTGGGTGGTGCTGAGGCACTGGCAAGCGGTTCTTAA
- a CDS encoding DUF1684 domain-containing protein, producing the protein MKKIIPAIAIIALLVFIFIPEKDSESTEAYNEEIQKERTEKDNYLSTSSNSPFYIYGDTTVQLKYFPINQEYKVIAKVSLIEEKRLITLPNSDGSSTEYRKYAIASFTLGGQDHQLLILKNTEEGTLFTAFADQTSANETYGGGRYLDLDFTRATRITIDFNRAYNPYCNYNHDYSCPLPPKENLLDIEIRAGEKNYI; encoded by the coding sequence ATGAAAAAAATAATTCCTGCAATAGCCATTATTGCTTTATTGGTCTTCATATTCATTCCCGAAAAAGATTCAGAATCAACAGAGGCCTATAACGAAGAGATCCAAAAAGAAAGAACAGAGAAAGACAATTACCTGAGTACGTCTTCTAATTCCCCTTTTTACATCTATGGGGACACAACTGTCCAGCTCAAGTATTTCCCGATCAATCAGGAATACAAAGTAATTGCGAAGGTTTCATTGATAGAAGAAAAAAGACTAATAACCCTCCCCAATTCGGATGGAAGCAGTACTGAATACAGGAAATATGCCATTGCATCATTTACATTAGGAGGGCAGGATCATCAACTCTTAATTCTTAAAAACACCGAAGAAGGAACACTTTTCACTGCCTTTGCGGATCAAACCAGCGCCAATGAGACCTACGGTGGAGGACGCTATCTTGATTTAGATTTCACCAGAGCAACTCGAATAACCATCGACTTCAATAGAGCCTATAATCCCTATTGCAATTACAACCACGATTATTCTTGCCCCCTTCCACCAAAAGAAAATTTGTTGGATATAGAAATTAGAGCTGGGGAAAAAAATTACATATAA
- a CDS encoding class I SAM-dependent methyltransferase, translated as MNNFNAIAPIYDQLKSLVFWGRLDDAKRAHLHQIKAGSRVLVLGGGSGQILSYLDDLEMSLAVDFVELSEKMMLIAKGRSFSNIHVNYVLEDVLTLDIEASYDVVIANFIFDLFEIDNLRFLLKKVSNCLSPNGVLLVADFQINKRWHAWFSQLMHGFFHLVASLESRQLKEINSELKMAGFHRTSSSDFYKGFIFSSVFSFNI; from the coding sequence TTGAATAATTTCAATGCCATAGCGCCGATCTATGATCAGCTGAAAAGTTTGGTGTTTTGGGGAAGACTGGATGATGCCAAAAGAGCCCATCTTCATCAAATCAAAGCAGGGAGTCGAGTATTGGTTCTTGGGGGTGGTTCTGGGCAGATTCTATCTTATTTGGACGATTTGGAGATGAGTCTAGCAGTTGATTTCGTAGAATTATCCGAAAAGATGATGCTAATCGCGAAAGGCCGTAGCTTTTCAAATATCCATGTCAACTATGTACTTGAAGATGTGCTTACTTTGGATATTGAAGCATCATACGATGTAGTGATTGCTAACTTTATTTTTGATCTTTTCGAAATAGACAATTTGAGATTTTTATTGAAGAAAGTGAGTAATTGTCTCTCTCCAAATGGGGTATTGTTAGTGGCAGATTTTCAGATTAATAAAAGATGGCATGCTTGGTTCTCGCAATTGATGCATGGCTTTTTCCATCTGGTAGCCAGTTTAGAAAGTAGGCAGCTAAAGGAGATCAATTCAGAATTGAAAATGGCTGGTTTCCATCGAACCTCTTCATCAGATTTTTACAAAGGGTTTATATTTTCATCTGTATTTTCCTTTAACATCTAA